The Leishmania panamensis strain MHOM/PA/94/PSC-1 chromosome 32 sequence genome window below encodes:
- a CDS encoding hypothetical protein (TriTrypDB/GeneDB-style sysID: LpmP.32.2350.A~disrupted due to non-sequenced internal amino acid repeat) — translation EQHESRVAELQQRLEVERDHAAANQSTAAECESALQQRLSELRTSMAAEREQHESRVAELQQAHAAQVAELQQAHAAQVAELQQAHAAQVAELQQAHAAQVAELQQGRELNVLRDDAAEKFWVTSQPVDWLKEENESLKVQVREWEEKHTEVTNEKVSAVVKVGEVEEMLSCCKCELQRLKAEYSSLQKTMSKSLEDRDIAVKRLKESVHLTEEAEANVVRLETLRKELQEVQERLEITDKDRALVVSRYRRATTEKEECADAARRLLTEYKEMAATREKLVAQLAAAEALAAERSREVEELTRAAPAGASLKSSGPRDDALEAVGQKVVQSTVSEKQERIEALVCELEAVTRENKRLRSELEVAQVRQAAPRRASLTAEPTSMQSAFAQDMLSSLAGMRVTLNTMHTQLVPILEQIRVEERSRAAAAVDPSASTSAVDALEKLYTSMESVHAVTQATLEDFDIGARQLRVSAELQAVVYGKLLATLQQHRGKGATSPLTSTLVDVSLVRACTALFSELSTGSTPKWEENERHGEQQLISHTDQRYCPGRASSATRDYVVAAEKNRRVAVSATAHQQSPSTWSHYHAFSSAPSVFASSVGVDNRGRYSRTVNHARRRADDRELFILDNAGYGRQPARAGSRYQSSFENFAMAQASISVAEERARLRTAPTPPWR, via the coding sequence GCGAGCAGCACGAGAGCCgagtggcggagctgcagcagcggctggaggtggagcgcgACCACGCGGCTGCGAACCAGTCCACTGCGGCGGAGTGCGAgtctgcgctgcagcagcgtctttCCGAGCTGCGCACCAGCATGGCAGCGGagcgcgagcagcacgagagccgagtggcggagctgcagcaggcccATGCTGCTcaggtggcggagctgcagcaggcacatGCTGCTcaggtggcggagctgcagcaggcccATGCTGCTcaggtggcggagctgcagcaggcacatGCTGCTcaggtggcggagctgcagcaggggcgGGAATTGAATGTATTGCGTGATGATGCGGCTGAGAAGTTTTGGGTGACTTCACAACCTGTGGATTGgttgaaggaggagaacgagtCACTCAAGGTGCAGGTaagggagtgggaggagaaACACACGGAGGTGACAAATGAGAAGGTGAGTGCGGTGGTCAAGGTGGGGGAGGTAGAGGAGATGTTGTCGTGTTGCAAGTGCGAGCTGCAACGTCTTAAAGCTGAGTATTCCTCTCTTCAGAAGACAATGTCAAAATCTCTGGAGGACCGCGATATTGCTGTGAAGAGGCTGAAGGAGAGTGTGCATCTGacagaggaagcggaggcaAATGTAGTGCGGCTTGAGACACTGCGTAAGGAGCTccaggaggtgcaggagcgccTCGAAATAACAGACAAAGACCGAGCCCTTGTAGTGTCTCGCTACAGGCGTGCGACCACTGAGAAGGAAGAGTGTGCTGACGCTGCCCGTAGACTGCTGACTGAGTATAAGGAGATGGCGGCAACGCGTGAGAAGCTGGTAGCTCAACTAGCTGCAGCAGAAGCCCtggcagcggagaggagTAGAGAAGTCGAGGAGCTCACACGGGCGGCGCCCGCCGGTGCAAGCCTTAAAAGCAGTGGACCGAGGGATGACGCTCTCGAAGCAGTTGGACAGAAGGTCGTGCAGAGTACGGTGAGCGAGAAGCAGGAGCGCATCGAGGCACTCGTGTGCGAGCTCGAGGCAGTGACTCGAGAAAACAAGAGGCTGAGGTCGGAGCTGGAGGTCGCACAAGTTCGccaggcggcgccgcggcgggcGTCGCTGACTGCCGAGCCGACCTCGATGCAATCAGCCTTTGCGCAGGACATGCTGAGCTCACTGGCGGGGATGCGTGTCACCTTGAACACGATGCACACGCAACTGGTTCCTATTCTGGAGCAAATTCGTGTGGAAGAGCGTTCCcgggctgcagcagcagtagacCCCTCCGCCTCAACAAGTGCAGTGGATGCGCTAGAAAAGTTGTACACATCTATGGAGTCCGTCCATGCGGTGACGCAGGCTACCCTGGAGGATTTTGATATTGGGGCACGCCAACTCCGTGTTTCTGCCGAGCTGCAGGCTGTTGTTTATGGCAAGCTACTTGCTACACTGCAGCAACATCGAGGCAAAGGTGCCACCTCTCCACTCACGTCCACACTGGTGGATGTGTCACTCGTACGCGCCTGCACTGCCCTTTTCAGCGAGCTGAGCACCGGCTCAACACCTAAATGGGAGGAGAACGAGCGCCATGGAGAGCAGCAACTGATCAGCCATACTGACCAACGCTACTGTCCAGGTCgcgccagcagtgccacTCGAGACTACGTCGTTGCCGCTGAGAAGAATAGGCGAGTTGCTGTTTCCGCTACCGCGCATCAGCAGTCTCCGTCGACGTGGTCGCATTATCATGCTTTTTCGAGCGCACCGTCTGTGTTCGCTTCCTCTGTGGGTGTAGACAATCGAGGGAGGTATTCCCGCACGGTTAACCACGCTCGTCGGCGCGCAGATGACCGTGAACTTTTCATCTTGGACAACGCTGGGTACGGACGGCAACCTGCCCGAGCTGGGTCGCGGTATCAGTCCTCCTTCGAGAATTTCGCGATGGCGCAAGCAAGCATTTCAGTTGCGGAGGAGCGTGCTAGGCTGCGCACTGCCCCTACTCCGCCGTGGAGATAG
- a CDS encoding small nuclear ribonucleoprotein component-like protein (TriTrypDB/GeneDB-style sysID: LpmP.32.2330): MDFGYDEYGNRTSANGGGGEKGEEEGNADVRSVRESRDNSTCQLHGAEEDTLGRSLDNRDVENHSDFSDDVELVIGEEGTQRLDQPLIDQSEVQSHGRRGVGRNREVQFLVEDRHAEQTSTVSTSGVLLLNGDRCQQQPHDVSASQRYLDVLAALPDRMRNVVVVGSLHHGKTSLVELLLHENSYHKRQDEVDREMTLKSHALTIITGGAVLQPTSRQITVIDTPGHPDLIGETASGMRLADAVLFCVDVAESLSDHSERLLRHAVVNEQLPIVLVITKVDRLIIDLKLPPLDAYRKLRIVVDSVNNIIASCGTTYDAFLVSPERGTVCFSSAKLGLFFSLETFAMKYAALYPSINAAALATKLWGQVTYDKKEFKKILNFRQRPSFVQFVLEPLYKIVAHSVTGEAAQILSSDLAKLPRSPLSALQEAMRYFCGAPTGEILDAVLSVLPAPLTRSQWLSEKYGASALCSMTIEATASATEVERDAAATARANDLVIAVASLQRVFDDKDTLAAVVRVTHGTLRLNSSRKSKGAWVSSSRNGEQSRPRLIAFDEFSSEVDPYYEVEVDGLYLRTVEDGFVPVQQATAGQTVYVTGLPARSGSHVFLVGGAAAAAVLAEDEGAPCPSEARSMTSEWVAPIKVRSLGFPQPLLHVSMEVRDPTKASSVQGGLGVLLRTSPGLDVHKEETGEYTISGFGELQLDTALHELRHGLCPNAPVGISQPFVTLAETVQDAEGLLAMTGTRHNSVGFVSGVLPRAFTNAIEYEQLCLFSAELDEGHQPCRLWTVLRHDYGFDALDAQHILAAGPDCTKGPSILIDDTLPEETRHTLKVAHQRAIVSAFRATMAAGPLVGGMVRGVAAKLIFADIDASTRDAVVLSNARTALRHALFGARPRLMEPVMTAEILCTPECVLQLGDILQQRRGAVLGEEPIAATTLIRARALVPAMDSFGLETQIRMLTHGQAFPLFQFRQWDVVPGDPFDASIHVGPLEPARGHQLARDFVLKTRFRKGLPQNMLTDL, encoded by the coding sequence ATGGACTTTGGCTACGACGAGTACGGAAATCGCACCAGCGCCaatggcggaggcggtgaaaagggtgaagaggagggtaACGCCGACGTGCGCTCTGTTCGTGAGTCGCGAGACAACTCCACGTGTCAGTTACATGGTGCTGAGGAAGACACCCTCGGTCGATCTCTCGACAACCGCGATGTGGAGAACCACTCCGACTTTAGCGACGACGTTGAGCTTGTCATTGGTGAGGAAGGCACTCAGCGTCTGGACCAGCCACTGATAGACCAGAGCGAGGTGCAGTCGCACGGGCGTCGGGGCGTGGGTAGGAATAGGGAGGTGCAGTTCTTGGTGGAGGACCGCCATGCCGAGCAGACCAGCACAGTGTCCACATCAGGGGTGCTGCTCCTCAATGGCGATCGCTgtcaacagcagccacacgaCGTGTCGGCTTCGCAGAGATACCTAGACGTTCTTGCCGCCCTTCCCGATCGCATGCGTAACGTCGTGGTTGTTGGCTCTCTTCATCACGGCAAGACATCGCTGGTTGAGCTACTGCTGCACGAGAATTCGTACCACAAGCGACAGGATGAGGTTGATCGCGAGATGACGTTGAAAAGTCACGCGCTGACCATTATCACTGGGGGCGCAGTTCTGCAGCCGACGTCTCGGCAAATCACTGTCATTGACACGCCGGGGCATCCGGACCTGATTGGCGAAACGGCGTCCGGCATGCGTCTTGCGGATGCTGTTCTCTTCTGTGTCGATGTGGCAGAGTCGTTAAGTGACCACAGCGaacggctgctgcgccacgccgTTGTGAACGAGCAGTTGCCGATTGTCCTTGTGATCACAAAGGTGGACCGTCTCATAATAGACCTCAAACTACCACCCCTCGACGCGTACCGAAAGTTGCGCATAGTCGTGGATTCTGTCAACAACATTATCGCGAGCTGTGGCACCACGTATGACGCCTTCCTCGTGTCCCCTGAGCGTGGTACGgtttgcttctcctctgccaAACTTGGCCTGTTCTTTTCACTGGAGACCTTCGCGATGAAGTACGCAGCGTTGTACCCTAGCAtcaacgccgctgcgctcgcgACAAAGCTGTGGGGGCAAGTCACGTATGACAAGAAGGAGTTCAAGAAGATCCTTAACTTCCGTCAACGCCCCAGCTTTGTACAGTTCGTGTTGGAGCCGCTCTACAAAATTGTCGCGCATTCAGTCACAggcgaggcagcgcagaTTCTCTCGTCGGACCTCGCCAAGCTGCCCCGCTCACCGCTCTCAGCGCTTCAGGAGGCAATGCGCTACTTCTGCGGCGCCCCTACGGGCGAGATCTTAGATGCGGTTCTCAGTGTGTTGCCAGCACCTCTGACTCGTTCGCAGTGGCTCTCCGAGAAGTACGGCGCCAGTGCGCTGTGCTCCATGACGATTGAGGCCACGGCTTCCGCCACTGAGGTGGAAAGAGACGCCGCCGCTACCGCGAGGGCTAACGACCTTGTCATTGCTGTCGCATCTCTCCAGCGTGTCTTCGACGACAAGGACACCCTTGCGGCTGTCGTACGCGTCACGCACGGCACTCTGCGTTTGAATAGCAGTAGGAAGAGCAAGGGTGCATGGGTGTCGAGTAGCCGCAACGGTGAACAATCGAGACCGCGGCTAATTGCCTTCGATGAGTTCAGCAGTGAGGTAGATCCGTACTACGAGGTGGAGGTAGATGGCCTATACCTGCGCACTGTGGAAGATGGCTTTGTGCCCGTTCAACAAGCCACCGCGGGACAGACGGTATACGTGACGGGATTGCCGGCCCGATCTGGGTCGCACGTTTTCCTCGtgggcggtgccgctgcggcagccgtaTTGGCTGAGGACGAAGGAGCTCCCTGTCCTTCAGAAGCTCGCAGCATGACTTCGGAGTGGGTCGCGCCTATTAAGGTGCGCTCGCTGGGATTTccgcagccactgctgcacGTTTCGATGGAGGTCCGCGACCCAACGAAAGCCAGCAGTGTTCAGGGTGGTCTCGGCGTGCTACTCCGTACTTCCCCTGGCCTTGACGTACACAAGGAGGAAACTGGTGAGTATACCATCAGTGGTTTTggggagctgcagctggacaCCGCGCTGCACGAGCTCCGTCACGGCCTGTGCCCTAACGCGCCAGTCGGCATCTCGCAGCCCTTCGTGACGCTTGCGGAGACCGTGCAGGACGCGGAGGGCCTTCTGGCCATGACGGGCACTCGCCACAACTCGGTCGGATTTGTAAGCGGTGTACTACCCCGCGCCTTCACGAACGCAATCGAGTACGAGCAGCTGTGCCTCTTCTCAGCGGAGCTCGACGAAGGCCATCAGCCGTGCAGACTGTGGACGGTACTGCGTCATGACTACGGCTTTGATGCGCTCGACGCGCAGCACATCCTAGCTGCTGGACCGGACTGCACAAAGGGTCCCAGTATTCTCATTGACGACACCCTGCCAGAGGAGACTCGTCACACACTCAAGGTGGCTCATCAACGTGCCATCGTCTCGGCATTCCGTGCTACAATGGCGGCTGGGCCTTTGGTGGGTGGTATGGTGcgcggcgttgctgcgaAGCTCATCTTTGCCGACATTGACGCGTCCACTCGAGACGCCGTCGTCTTGTCGAACGCGCGCACGGCACTCCGTCACGCGCTTTTTGGTGCGCGCCCTCGACTGATGGAGCCAGTAATGACTGCAGAGATATTGTGCACGCCCGAGTGCGTCTTACAACTTGGCGATATcctgcaacagcgacgcggcGCGGTGCTTGGCGAGGAGCCTATCGCCGCTACAACCCTTATCCGAGCACGTGCGTTGGTACCCGCCATGGATAGCTTTGGCTTAGAGACGCAGATACGCATGCTTACGCACGGGCAGGCCTTTCCGCTCTTCCAATTTCGTCAGTGGGACGTCGTACCCGGAGACCCGTTCGACGCCAGCATTCACGTCGGCCCGCTAGAGCCAGCGAGGGGACATCAACTGGCACGCGACTTTGTACTCAAAACGCGCTTCCGCAAAGGTTTGCCACAGAATATGCTGACGGACCTCTAG
- a CDS encoding hypothetical protein (TriTrypDB/GeneDB-style sysID: LpmP.32.2340) has product MSALVPRDAVALLYRRYLKATNRIPNVTIRMLLLQQIRTGFRRNRSITSVSAQRELINQAHKDLTVLEDDRLSRTLYINRLGLVSCLDWEVRRTEYNFRPETQSYLAAFLICGFMFLFIVFLHTEKLETQRPDIAQMVDYMAMRLEAESPEELKEIRERQIRNSLEQRQHQVSLEQRVLATFYNSPNAPPPSLRNPEGSLRYERQS; this is encoded by the coding sequence ATGTCTGCTCTCGTTCCGCGCGATGCCGTTGCCCTTCTGTATCGCCGATACCTGAAGGCGACAAACCGAATCCCCAATGTGACGATACGgatgctcctgctgcagcaaatCCGCACCGGCTTCCGCCGCAACCGCAGCATCACAAGCGTctcggcgcagcgcgagctCATCAATCAAGCACACAAGGACTTGACGGTGCTGGAGGATGACCGGTTGTCGAGGACTCTGTATATCAACCGATTAGGGCTGGTTTCTTGCCTCGACTGGGAGGTGCGGAGAACAGAGTACAACTTCCGGCCGGAGACGCAGTCTTACCTGGCAGCCTTTCTGATCTGCGGCTTTATGTTTCTTTTCATAGTGTTTCTGCACACCGAGAAGCTCGAGACACAACGGCCCGATATTGCACAGATGGTAGACTACATGGCCATGCGTCTGGAGGCGGAGTCAccagaggagctgaaggagataCGCGAGCGGCAGATTCGCAACTCGCTAGAGCAACGCCAACATCAAGTATCACTGGAACAGCGCGTGTTGGCAACGTTTTACAACTCCCCGAatgcgccgcctccgtcgctgcggaACCCGGAGGGCTCGCTGCGCTACGAGCGGCAAAGTTGA
- a CDS encoding hypothetical protein (TriTrypDB/GeneDB-style sysID: LpmP.32.2300) yields the protein MNPTVPNSTEWGPVQCNFYHHTRANTSDLFVSHRTTDTVGQMLVSLIKGDLLTSPPSKQLPVFGNTVHKAPSATTGKAERGTEMPHQAALEADYSCVDMEGKWKDASKLGSSVPRSAEAQEASVPTPLALVSRTETTAAEDAEGSHSQKALPPSSLPISDVDVSSSDSAACPSPLPIRVPQYDSLAPMSPSQGELASLRCWQWTAPRHTVDSSFVRRQLTLLAYRRVVALLNPHTLACGSYISMFSSGAEYSRLTQCFRAVAVAKKDVVSSWVSLAHCAALCILLPRTMDEKVQLTMALTGNAVPRDIAAEAGNQGHIEFCRSGSKSSSGPTGPDVFARVSEAVRGVYVHRIAENAFELGVVMHGGHQDPRLLCLLQCLSHWCQVSIEHRSVVLPICASLRSVSLRLWWMPQHSRVTPGSLLPPIKALVEEDRRIVLTAKSGDVAERDDSSWRTPPGTLSAGLEEDTYPLFPSYDDVALFLARPVASQLHGTNVLPLPHSFREYIMDREWSDTSKAAGYRAAGPDDDTEPRNVSGCAHRPFSPASGVKKLVRLSNGVIQATLVFAETRVSTVGEHLLAAEMQPKAAYRPFVPTLCANVAPFLVVGPEEA from the coding sequence ATGAATCCTACCGTGCCGAACAGCACTGAGTGGGGACCGGTGCAGTGCAACTTCTACCACCACACGCGTGCCAACACATCAGATTTGTTTGTGTCTCACCGCACCACGGACACAGTCGGGCAGATGTTAGTATCACTGATAAAGGGTGATCTGCTAACATCGCCACCGTCCAAGCAGCTGCCTGTCTTCGGAAATACTGTCCATAAGGCGCCCTCTGCAACCACTGGCAAGGCAGAACGGGGCACAGAGATGCCTCACCAAGCTGCTTTAGAGGCGGACTACAGCTGCGTGGACATGGAGGGTAAGTGGAAAGACGCCTCAAAGCTTGGATCGTCTGTACCACGGTCAGCAGAAGCCCAGGAGGCATCTGTGCCAACACCACTAGCACTGGTGAGCCGGACAGagaccaccgctgccgaagATGCAGAGGGCTCCCACTCACAGaaagcgctgccgccgtcctcgctgcccatCTCCGACGTCGACGTGTCTTCGTCAGACTCAGCAGcgtgcccctcccctctgccaATACGAGTGCCGCAGTATGACTCCCTTGCACCCATGAGTCCTTCACAAGGAGAATTGGCCTCGCTCAGGTGTTGGCAATGGACGGCACCACGGCACACCGTTGACAGCTCTTTCGTGCGCCGCCAGCTCACCCTTCTGGCGTACCGACGTGTGGTAGCGCTTCTCAACCCCCATACGCTCGCCTGCGGCAGCTACATTTCGATGTTTTCCTCTGGCGCTGAGTACAGCCGACTCACTCAATGCTTCcgcgcagtggcagtggcgaaAAAGGATGTGGTGAGCTCGTGGGTGTCGCTGGCGCACTGCGCGGCACTGTGCATTCTCCTGCCGCGCACAATGGATGAGAAGGTTCAGCTGACAATGGCTCTAACCGGCAATGCCGTGCCTCGCGATATCGCTGCCGAAGCGGGCAACCAGGGCCACATCGAGTTCTGTCGCTCTGGTTCCAAGAGCTCCAGTGGCCCTACCGGGCCGGATGTGTTTGCGCGTGTGAGTGAGGCTGTGCGTGGCGTCTATGTGCACCGCATCGCTGAGAATGCCTTTGAACTTGGTGTGGTGATGCACGGTGGTCATCAGGACCCACGGCTGCTCTGCCTGCTTCAGTGCTTGTCGCACTGGTGTCAGGTTTCGATTGAACACCGCAGTGTTGTCCTGCCCATCTGCGCCTCCCTGCGCTCCGTCTCACTGCGCCTATGGTGGATGCCACAGCACAGTCGCGTGACACCTggctctctccttccaccCATCAAGGCACTCGTGGAGGAAGACCGGCGCATCGTCCTCACGGCTAAGAGCGGTGACGTCGCTGAGCGTGACGACAGCTCGTGGCGCACCCCGCCAGGAACGTTGTCTGCGGGACTAGAGGAGGATACCTATCCACTATTCCCCTCATACGACGACGTCGCGCTTTTTCTTGCGCGTCCTGTAGCTTCGCAGCTACACGGCACTAAtgtgctgcctctccctcactcatTTCGCGAGTACATAATGGACCGAGAGTGGAGTGACACCAGCAAGGCGGCAGGGTACCGGGCGGCGGGACCAGATGATGACACAGAGCCACGAAATGTCAGTGGGTGTGCGCACCGGCCCTTCTCTCCGGCGTCAGGGGTAAAAAAGCTGGTGCGACTCTCCAATGGTGTGATTCAGGCAACGTTGGTGTTTGCGGAGACTAGGGTGTCCACGGTTGGcgagcacctcctcgcggcgGAGATGCAGCCGAAGGCCGCGTACCGCCCGTTTGTGCCGACGCTGTGCGCCAACGTGGCCCCGTTTCTTGTTGTTGGCCCGGAGGAAGCGTAA
- a CDS encoding hypothetical protein (TriTrypDB/GeneDB-style sysID: LpmP.32.2310) — MARDDGTQVVQLLSEGKYNLPMFLRYLKSSSMEGDQPDKSLLLGILLQSLARFQTSDFTACMCLVPSHVQDSPNVEKELNYIYGLENLLSCGLFARFWTQWNSVKEHLPESFHFEARVRTSILETICITMESIPTEKLATYLAVSPDQVQKVVQNALKDSEDRDMRVMAYNSGSVMFHRNRFNYPQAGAAQDSIHFTDVSSVIHNDVPRRGMAVAEETRDVRARTWARMADD; from the coding sequence ATGGCACGCGATGACGGTACTCAGGTGGTTCAGCTGCTGAGCGAGGGCAAGTACAACCTGCCGATGTTTCTCCGCTACCTCAAGTCCTCCTCGATGGAGGGCGACCAGCCGGACAAATCACTTCTGCTCGGTATCCTGCTGCAGTCCTTGGCCCGCTTCCAGACAAGCGACTTTACGGCATGCATGTGCCTCGTGCCCAGCCACGTCCAGGACTCTCCCAACGTAGAGAAAGAGCTGAATTACATCTATGGACTCGAGAACTTGCTCAGCTGCGGCCTCTTCGCCCGCTTCTGGACGCAGTGGAATTCCGTCAAGGAGCACCTACCAGAGTCCTTCCATTTCGAAGCCCGCGTGCGCACCAGCATCTTAGAGACCATCTGCATCACCATGGAGTCCATCCCAACGGAAAAGCTGGCCACGTACCTTGCTGTCTCGCCGGACCAGGTGCAGAAGGTGGTGCAGAATGCTCTGAAGGACTCCGAGGACCGCGATATGAGGGTGATGGCGTACAACAGCGGTAGTGTGATGTTTCACCGCAACCGCTTCAACTACCCTCaggctggtgctgcgcaggacTCTATTCACTTCACCGATGTGTCATCTGTCATTCACAACGACGTGCCGCGCCGCGGCATGGCAGTGGCGGAAGAGACACGGGATGTGCGTGCACGGACGTGGGCTCGCATGGCGGATGACTAA
- a CDS encoding hypothetical protein (TriTrypDB/GeneDB-style sysID: LpmP.32.2320): MGCVNCRVSKFLRCCRKNAEEASGEKEGEPRAVAEQTPVAPNAYTATSAANRFPSAERKDTAPPQTDVSADVAPEEAGRDRGWGSKEEGNSKGTAGTDSGSIKASLDGELGATESSKSNGETSEERKDKRQRRRNCGGNSSSGISLSLSINDAESAKDRSSSSQAHKSTKGRKEQTKKHGSSSSTITAEVCLQGTKDDVVVHSQHHSEPHSQVTGAGSSTNGVTVAGTISSINLHQAGGSTINHGSSNASLDVCSSAAPAVMDTKICQSDDAPDDDADRGGKTRRYVPAVVPALAPSIQNGRAATEVSYVSSRTSFEPYSDFGPRDGDDYLPPYEWAPRALPVSSPLRACGPVDMARWEYGENQLYGLAVAGETACFQDPMLSFADEDATVSDPATPEVNYGASYLSLHTFYPRLPPAQGPSSNAEGNDNMSREPAEAFNYPSVSVDGLIQKAYSHQQQPTYQAMYGGNMDAHYSPAEYTANETTPPALVDVNVSENGDYTPPLPVKTAHPFYPSILLPTQRSREVPHGVTGKPTTYPHALPTMAIAAPHVSENSDRSRSGNSNVASIQVGSYLYKPVTYLFDRSIDDWLTSRRVPSSKTESYAGVADMW, from the coding sequence ATGGGCTGCGTGAACTGCAGAGTATCGAAATTTCTGAGGTGCTGCCGGAAAAATGCGGAGGAGGCTTCAGgtgagaaggaaggggagccTCGAGCCGTGGCTGAGCAGACACCCGTAGCACCAAATGCCtacaccgccacctccgcggcAAATCGTTTCCCTTCTGCTGAGCGCAAGGATacggcgccaccgcagaCAGATGTTTCTGCTGATGTTGCTCCTGAAGAAGCCGGGAGGGATCGAGGATGGGGCTCAAAAGAGGAAGGCAACAGCAAAGGCACTGCCGGCACGGACAGCGGTAGCATCAAGGCATCATTGGATGGAGAGTTAGGGGCGACAGAATCTTCAAAGTCCAACGGGGAAACGAGCGAAGAACGCAAGGACAagcgtcagcgccgccgtaACTGCGGAGGCAACTCCAGCAGTGGCATTTCGTTGTCTCTTTCAATAAATGATGCGGAGTCTGCGAaggaccgcagcagcagttcacAAGCGCACAAGAGCACGAAAGGCAGAAAGGAACAAACGAAGAAGCACGGCAGCTCCAGTAGTACCATTACCGCAGAGGTGTGTTTGCAAGGAACCAAAGATGACGTAGTGGTACACAGTCAGCACCACAGTGAACCTCACTCACAGGTGACGGGAGCAGGGTCGTCGACCAACGGTGTGACAGTAGCCGGAACAATAAGCTCCATCAACTTGCACCAGGCGGGAGGGTCGACGATTAACCACGGAAGCAGCAACGCCTCGCTTGATGTTTGCAGTAGTGCCGCGCCTGCAGTGATGGATACAAAGATTTGCCAGAGTGACGACGCCCCGGATGACGACGCTGACCGTGGGGGAAAGACCAGGCGCTATGTCCCAGCCGTGGTACCGGCGCTGGCCCCCAGCATACAAAACGGACGCGCAGCGACTGAGGTTTCTTACGTGTCTAGCCGCACGTCTTTTGAACCGTATAGCGACTTTGGGCCCCGCGACGGGGATGACTATTTGCCACCGTATGAGTGGGCGCCACGAGCGCTTCCTGTGTCATCCCCTCTGCGGGCCTGTGGTCCAGTCGACATGGCGCGGTGGGAATACGGGGAGAATCAGCTTTATGGGTTAGCTGTCGCAGGCGAGACCGCTTGCTTTCAGGACCCTATGCTGAGCTTCGCTGATGAAGATGCTACGGTGTCTGATCCTGCGACCCCCGAGGTCAATTATGGCGCTTCATATCTCAGCTTGCACACATTTTACCCCCGCTTGCCGCCAGCGCAGGGGCCCTCATCCAATGCCGAGGGCAATGACAATATGTCCAGAGAACCCGCAGAGGCATTCAACTACCCGAGTGTGTCTGTGGATGGGCTCATTCAGAAAGCGTATtctcatcagcagcagcccaccTACCAGGCGATGTACGGAGGCAATATGGATGCCCACTACTCTCCTGCCGAGTATACCGCGAATGAGACGACACCACCAGCTCTTGTTGATGTAAATGTCTCCGAGAATGGCGACTACACACCGCCACTACCTGTGAAGACGGCGCACCCCTTCTACCCTTCTATTCTTctgccgacgcagcgcagtCGTGAGGTGCCTCACGGAGTCACTGGCAAGCCTACTACTTACCCCCACGCCCTTCCCACGATGGCCATAGCCGCCCCGCACGTCTCTGAAAACAGCGACCGCAGCCGTAGCGGTAACTCCAATGTCGCTAGCATCCAAGTAGGCTCATATCTGTACAAGCCTGTCACGTACCTCTTCGACAGATCCATCGATGACTGGTTGACATCGCGACGTGTGCCTTCGTCGAAGACTGAGTCGTACGCTGGGGTGGCTGACATGTGGTGA